A genomic segment from Nicotiana tabacum cultivar K326 chromosome 7, ASM71507v2, whole genome shotgun sequence encodes:
- the LOC107807874 gene encoding myb-related protein Myb4-like: protein MVRAPCCEKMGLKKGPWTPEEDQVLVSYIQTNGHGNWRALPKLAGLLRCGKSCRLRWTNYLRPDIKRGNFTREEEDSIIQLHEMLGNRWSAIAARLPGRTDNEIKNVWHTHLKKRLKNYQPPQNSKKHSKNNLDSKAPSTSQTFNNSDNFSNIQEDINGPVTGPNSPQRSSSEMSTVTADSTAMTTITIDDQNMFKQLDEMNSSESFIPEIDESFWTNDLSTGDNSNFDMEGTGEELQVQFPFSSVKQESMDMVGTKLEDDMDFWYNVFIKSGDLLDLPEF, encoded by the exons ATGGTGAGAGCTCCTTGTTGTGAGAAGATGGGGTTGAAAAAAGGACCATGGACTCCTGAAGAAGATCAAGTTCTTGTTTCTTATATTCAAACAAATGGCCATGGCAATTGGAGAGCCCTTCCTAAATTAGCTG GACTTTTGAGATGTGGGAAGAGTTGCAGATTACGTTGGACTAACTATTTGCGTCCAGATATAAAGAGGGGAAACTTTACTAGAGAAGAAGAAGACTCCATTATTCAGTTACATGAAATGCTTGGCAATAG atGGTCTGCAATAGCAGCGAGATTACCAGGACGAACGGACAATGAAATTAAAAATGTATGGCACACCCACTTGAAAAAGAGGCTTAAAAATTATCAGCCtcctcaaaactccaaaaaacaCTCCAAAAACAATCTTGATTCCAAAGCTCCTAGTACTTCTCAAACCTTCAATAATTCAGACAATTTTAGCAACATTCAAGAAGATATTAATGGGCCAGTGACCGGCCCGAACTCGCCACAACGATCGTCTAGCGAGATGTCGACTGTCACAGCCGATTCAACGGCCATGACGACCATCACAATCGATGATCAGAATATGTTTAAGCAATTAGATGAGATGAACTCGTCTGAAAGTTTTATTCCAGAGATTGATGAGAGTTTTTGGACGAATGATTTATCCACGGGCGATAACTCGAATTTTGATATGGAGGGTACCGGTGAAGAATTACAAGTCCAATTTCCATTTTCTTCCGTGAAGCAAGAAAGTATGGACATGGTTGGAACAAAATTAGAGGACGACATGGACTTTTGGTACAATGTTTTCATAAAGTCTGGGGACTTACTAGATTTACCGGAATTTTGA